Proteins encoded in a region of the Candidatus Eisenbacteria bacterium genome:
- a CDS encoding ParA family protein — protein MSKILCIVNNKGGVGKTHTVFHLAGALSDVGLRVLVVDLDAQVNLTRLFLKQLNRPTIYDVLVDQIELARAVQLTATKNVDVAPADSRMNRLGYALQDEQDQHIRLDTAIRERQQQPNPYDVVLLDCPPNLDIHTTNALCAADSVVIPMEADQFSVDGLQQLLALIGQMQQVNRRLVVEGVLISLYNSRRSIEQTIATTLRMSAGIPVLDVYIKNSARYRESITARQPITHYKPGSEQAAAFERLAGHLTHDASRAAGQPQEAPIAYARHD, from the coding sequence ATGAGCAAGATTCTCTGCATCGTCAACAATAAGGGCGGAGTCGGCAAGACCCATACGGTGTTTCACCTCGCCGGGGCACTCTCAGACGTCGGGCTGCGCGTCCTCGTTGTCGACCTTGATGCCCAGGTGAACCTCACCCGGCTGTTCCTCAAGCAGCTCAACCGCCCAACGATCTACGACGTTCTCGTTGACCAGATCGAACTCGCGCGCGCGGTTCAGCTGACGGCGACGAAGAACGTCGACGTCGCGCCGGCGGATTCGCGAATGAACCGGCTGGGCTATGCCCTTCAGGACGAACAAGACCAACACATCCGCCTGGACACCGCGATTCGCGAGCGGCAACAGCAACCCAACCCCTACGACGTAGTGCTGCTGGATTGCCCGCCGAACCTCGACATTCACACGACAAACGCGCTGTGCGCTGCGGACAGCGTCGTGATTCCGATGGAAGCCGACCAGTTTTCCGTGGACGGCCTGCAACAACTGCTCGCACTCATCGGGCAGATGCAGCAGGTCAATCGACGTCTCGTTGTCGAGGGCGTGCTGATCAGCCTGTACAACTCGCGGCGCTCGATCGAGCAGACAATCGCCACGACGCTTCGCATGTCGGCAGGCATTCCCGTGCTGGACGTCTACATCAAGAACAGCGCGCGATACCGCGAGTCGATCACCGCCCGCCAGCCCATCACGCACTACAAGCCAGGTAGCGAGCAAGCTGCGGCCTTCGAAAGGCTTGCTGGGCACCTCACCCACGATGCCTCCAGGGCCGCAGGACAGCCCCAGGAAGCGCCAATCGCCTATGCCCGGCACGACTGA